Proteins encoded within one genomic window of Granulicella pectinivorans:
- a CDS encoding carboxypeptidase-like regulatory domain-containing protein, with amino-acid sequence MAQPLVLLMFLAVVVGGRAQTGTGGQRRTQTQTSSSQNITSPLSTTSGSTTDPFELRGRVLNARSNVPIARALVKLGQRAVLTNQDGVFTFPQVTSTAGTLVASKPGYYASPSGNDTYLPSQTFVPGTPVDLLVYPEALIAGTVANAAGEGLPNFTVTVRRSSYDENGHHWTQAGTARTDSAGAYRQAVPAGDYTVQARSNGRTRGDSEIYLPVSVPADSGSIADALHLRPGDQVQVNLRPESRKAYVVTLTSDSDATRGFPRLVAYNTSGLAIPATPIPERGDPGTLRVLLPNGTYRLVATMQAREGTMEGEAHVTVAGRDVDGVSLHYSQAPRLPVELAVEPGVATDSLTIPAARSLGLMLVSTVTNGDGVEQNFPLTSAQGQPDGFAVPVGSYRLQARANGQWYVTAADYGGTNLLTDNLTVALGGGAQTVRIRISNQTAAVSGSVMLGDQPVQAFLYFVATSPSATPVLMSRGNADGTFNRGNLPPGDYRVLATQQKVQADLRDPATISRFLGKVQTVTLTAGATQTLTLQAVGALEMPQ; translated from the coding sequence TTGGCGCAACCACTCGTTCTGCTGATGTTCCTGGCTGTAGTCGTGGGTGGACGCGCGCAGACGGGCACGGGTGGACAGAGGCGCACGCAGACGCAAACGAGCAGTTCGCAGAACATCACATCTCCTTTGAGTACAACGAGCGGAAGCACGACTGATCCTTTTGAACTGAGGGGGCGAGTGCTGAATGCGCGGTCGAATGTGCCAATTGCGCGCGCTCTGGTGAAGCTGGGGCAGAGGGCTGTACTGACAAACCAGGATGGCGTGTTCACGTTTCCGCAGGTGACCAGCACGGCCGGGACGCTGGTGGCGAGCAAGCCGGGGTATTATGCGAGTCCGAGCGGAAACGATACGTATCTGCCATCGCAGACGTTCGTACCGGGGACACCGGTGGATCTGTTGGTGTATCCCGAAGCCCTGATTGCGGGCACGGTGGCGAATGCGGCTGGTGAGGGTTTGCCGAATTTTACGGTGACGGTGCGGCGCAGCTCGTACGACGAAAACGGGCATCACTGGACGCAGGCTGGCACTGCGAGGACGGATAGCGCGGGAGCATACCGGCAGGCGGTTCCTGCGGGAGACTATACGGTGCAGGCGCGCTCAAACGGCAGGACGAGGGGAGATAGCGAGATCTATCTGCCTGTGTCCGTTCCGGCCGACAGCGGCTCGATTGCCGACGCACTGCACTTGAGGCCGGGAGACCAGGTGCAGGTGAATCTTCGACCCGAGTCCAGAAAGGCGTATGTCGTCACGCTGACAAGCGACTCGGATGCGACACGAGGTTTTCCGCGTCTGGTGGCGTACAACACGAGCGGGCTGGCGATTCCGGCGACTCCGATCCCGGAGCGCGGTGATCCAGGGACGTTGAGGGTTTTGCTTCCGAATGGAACGTACCGGCTGGTCGCGACGATGCAAGCGCGTGAGGGCACCATGGAGGGTGAGGCGCACGTGACCGTCGCGGGGCGCGACGTTGACGGCGTGTCGCTGCACTACAGCCAGGCTCCGCGACTGCCGGTTGAGTTAGCGGTGGAGCCTGGGGTGGCAACGGATAGCTTGACGATTCCAGCGGCTCGGTCGCTGGGGCTGATGTTAGTGTCGACGGTGACCAACGGCGACGGTGTGGAGCAGAATTTTCCGTTGACGAGCGCGCAGGGGCAGCCGGACGGCTTCGCGGTACCGGTGGGAAGCTATCGGCTGCAGGCTCGGGCGAACGGACAGTGGTATGTGACGGCGGCGGACTATGGCGGGACGAACCTGCTGACGGACAATCTGACGGTCGCTTTGGGCGGCGGAGCGCAGACGGTTCGGATACGGATCTCGAACCAGACGGCTGCGGTCTCGGGGTCGGTGATGTTGGGCGATCAGCCGGTGCAGGCGTTCTTGTACTTTGTGGCGACGAGTCCTTCGGCGACACCGGTGCTGATGTCACGAGGCAATGCAGATGGCACTTTCAACCGGGGGAATCTGCCGCCGGGAGATTATCGGGTTTTAGCGACGCAGCAAAAAGTGCAGGCGGACCTCCGGGATCCAGCGACGATCTCGCGGTTTCTGGGCAAGGTGCAGACGGTGACGTTGACGGCGGGCGCGACCCAGACGCTCACCCTGCAGGCGGTGGGCGCGTTGGAGATGCCGCAATGA